One Setaria italica strain Yugu1 chromosome I, Setaria_italica_v2.0, whole genome shotgun sequence DNA window includes the following coding sequences:
- the LOC101756277 gene encoding RING-H2 finger protein ATL39, which produces MSAADASAGTPAATAPPGRGRCCTSGATLELVGAFTAVCLVLYGVILYMNYLYVRWSGSDGVHRTDSGAGPPARKRPAAGMDKAALAAMPVLMFKADAHGSGDGSASPMECAVCLSAMQDGDAVRALPGCRHAFHAACVDVWLCARATCPVCRARPALPPPQQAPKAGAKASAAGSSGRRQPDLESQV; this is translated from the coding sequence ATGTCCGCGGCGGATGCGTCAGCCGGgactccggcggcgacggcgccgccggggcgcgGCAGGTGCTGCACCTCCGGCGCGACGCTGGAGCTTGTGGGCGCGTTCACGGCAGTGTGCCTGGTGCTGTACGGGGTGATCCTGTACATGAACTACCTGTACGTGCGCTGGAGCGGCAGCGACGGCGTGCACCGGACGGACTCCGGCGCGGGGCCGCCGGCGCGGAAGAGGCCCGCCGCCGGGATGGAcaaggcggcgctggcggccaTGCCGGTGCTCATGTTCAAGGCGGACGCGCACGGCAGCGGAGACGGAAGCGCCTCGCCCATGGAGTGCGCGGTGTGCCTGAGCGCCATGCAGGACGGGGACGCGGTGCGCGCGCTGCCCGGGTGCCGCCACGCGTTCCACGCCGCCTGCGTCGACGTCTGGCTCTGCGCGCGCGCCACCTGCCCAGTCTGCCGGGCGCGCCccgcgttgccgccgccgcagcaggcgCCCAAGGCCGGTGCcaaggcgtcggcggcggggtccTCCGGCCGCCGGCAGCCGGACCTGGAGAGCCAAGTGTAG